Proteins co-encoded in one Cupriavidus taiwanensis genomic window:
- the betA gene encoding choline dehydrogenase encodes MQAIHEYDYIIVGAGSAGCVLAARLSEDAGVSVLLLEAGGPDWRMDWRTQMPAALAYPLQGTTYNWAYVTEPEPHMNHRRMTQGRGKGLGGSSLINGMCYIRGNAMDYDGWAQTRSLENWSYADCLPYFRKAETYDKGANDYHGGNGPLHVTTPKAGISPLFDAFIKAGEQAGYGRTDDLNGFRQEGFGPMDRTTTAGGRRCSTSLAYLDQARERPNLTVHTRALADRILFAGQRAIGVSYLQGDHVREARARREVIVSNGAIASPQLLLRSGVGNADELRAFGIDTVADLKGVGENLQDHLEMYLQYECTRPVSLYPALQWWNKPAIGIEWYLRGTGTAASNHFEAGGFIRSSDEFAWPNLQYHFIPLAMNYDGSNPVKSHGFQCHVGSMRSPSTGFVKLASRDPRVKPRLLFNYMAHDVDWREFRAAVRLTREIIGQQAMDQFRGREIKPGMMVQSDAEIDAFVREHAETALHPSCTCKMGDASDPMAVVDNQGRVHGLSGLRVVDASIMPKIVTGNLNAPTIMMAEKLADVIRGRAPLQRSTAPYYQAAPARMQSSAERAQPPTARLAMPMPA; translated from the coding sequence ATGCAGGCAATCCATGAATACGACTACATCATCGTCGGCGCCGGCTCGGCCGGCTGCGTGCTGGCGGCGCGGCTGAGCGAGGACGCCGGGGTCTCGGTGCTGCTGCTGGAAGCCGGCGGGCCCGACTGGCGCATGGACTGGCGCACGCAGATGCCGGCGGCGCTGGCGTATCCGCTGCAGGGCACCACCTACAACTGGGCCTATGTCACCGAGCCCGAGCCGCACATGAACCACCGGCGCATGACGCAGGGCCGCGGCAAGGGCCTGGGCGGCTCGTCGCTGATCAACGGCATGTGCTATATCCGCGGCAACGCGATGGACTATGACGGCTGGGCGCAGACCCGGTCGCTGGAGAACTGGAGCTACGCCGACTGCCTGCCCTACTTCCGCAAGGCCGAGACCTACGACAAGGGCGCCAACGACTACCACGGCGGCAACGGCCCGCTGCATGTGACCACGCCCAAGGCCGGCATCAGCCCGCTGTTCGACGCCTTTATCAAGGCCGGCGAGCAGGCCGGCTACGGCCGCACCGATGACCTCAACGGCTTCCGGCAGGAAGGCTTCGGCCCGATGGACCGCACCACCACCGCGGGCGGGCGCCGCTGCAGCACCTCGCTGGCCTACCTGGACCAGGCCCGCGAACGACCCAACCTGACCGTGCATACGCGTGCGCTGGCCGACCGCATCCTGTTCGCCGGACAGCGCGCCATCGGCGTGTCGTACCTGCAGGGCGACCATGTGCGCGAAGCCCGCGCGCGCCGCGAGGTGATCGTCAGCAACGGCGCGATCGCATCGCCGCAGCTGCTGCTGCGCTCGGGCGTGGGCAATGCCGACGAACTGCGCGCCTTCGGCATCGATACGGTCGCCGACCTGAAAGGCGTCGGCGAAAACCTGCAGGACCACCTGGAGATGTACCTGCAGTACGAATGCACCAGGCCGGTGTCGCTGTACCCGGCGCTGCAGTGGTGGAACAAGCCGGCGATCGGCATCGAATGGTACCTGCGCGGCACCGGCACGGCGGCCTCCAACCACTTCGAGGCCGGCGGCTTTATCCGCAGCAGCGACGAGTTTGCCTGGCCCAACCTGCAGTACCACTTCATCCCGCTGGCGATGAACTACGACGGCAGCAACCCGGTGAAGTCGCACGGCTTCCAGTGCCATGTGGGCTCGATGCGCTCGCCCAGCACCGGCTTCGTCAAGCTCGCCAGCCGCGATCCGCGCGTGAAGCCACGGCTGCTGTTCAACTACATGGCGCACGACGTCGACTGGCGCGAGTTCCGCGCCGCGGTGCGGCTGACGCGCGAGATCATCGGCCAGCAGGCGATGGACCAGTTCCGCGGCCGCGAGATCAAGCCCGGCATGATGGTGCAGAGCGATGCCGAGATCGACGCCTTCGTGCGCGAGCACGCCGAGACCGCGCTGCATCCGTCGTGCACGTGCAAGATGGGCGACGCCTCCGACCCGATGGCGGTGGTCGACAACCAGGGGCGCGTGCATGGCTTGTCGGGCCTGCGCGTGGTCGATGCCTCGATCATGCCGAAGATCGTCACCGGGAACCTGAACGCGCCCACGATCATGATGGCCGAGAAGCTGGCCGACGTGATCCGCGGCCGCGCCCCGCTGCAGCGCTCGACCGCGCCTTACTACCAGGCGGCGCCTGCGCGCATGCAGTCTAGCGCGGAGCGAGCTCAGCCGCCCACCGCGCGCCTCGCCATGCCGATGCCTGCCTGA
- a CDS encoding TorF family putative porin: protein MLRKCFAARRAPYSVLYGALPLLLCQALPALAQAGGDTTLAVAPVPQVTATVPPAEAAAPVSPWSANMTLTSQYVSRGFRQTWGKPAVQGGIDYAHPSGFSAGTWMSSISDKFIEGGTVEWDLYAGYTGTVGDFVYAGQVYYYLYPGAKLQYAQTRYNYGEAVASLTWKWFNVKYWLTYTPDYFGYNSASLMTGNDPHSRGSGYLDVNGTFDLGHGVTLLLHYGQERVRNFAAYNFRDVRVALSKAFEGGWTLTGAYTRGWGRTDVYDKYTTGALDSSGNPAVSNPLKSTFLVSLTKTF, encoded by the coding sequence ATGCTGCGCAAATGCTTTGCCGCAAGACGTGCCCCATACAGCGTCCTGTACGGCGCCCTGCCCCTGCTGCTGTGCCAGGCGCTGCCCGCGCTGGCGCAGGCCGGCGGCGACACCACGCTGGCGGTCGCCCCGGTGCCGCAAGTCACCGCTACCGTGCCGCCGGCCGAAGCCGCCGCGCCGGTGTCGCCCTGGAGCGCCAACATGACGCTGACCTCGCAGTACGTCTCGCGCGGTTTCCGCCAGACCTGGGGTAAGCCTGCGGTGCAGGGGGGCATCGACTATGCCCATCCCAGCGGCTTCTCCGCGGGCACCTGGATGTCGAGCATCAGCGACAAGTTCATCGAGGGCGGCACGGTCGAATGGGACCTGTATGCCGGTTATACCGGCACCGTCGGCGACTTCGTCTACGCCGGACAGGTCTACTACTACCTCTACCCGGGCGCGAAGCTGCAGTACGCGCAGACCCGATACAACTACGGGGAAGCGGTCGCCTCGCTGACGTGGAAGTGGTTCAACGTCAAGTACTGGCTGACCTATACGCCCGACTACTTCGGCTACAACAGCGCCTCGCTGATGACTGGCAACGACCCGCACAGCCGCGGCTCCGGCTACCTCGACGTGAACGGCACCTTCGACCTGGGCCACGGCGTCACGCTGCTGCTGCACTACGGCCAGGAGCGCGTGCGCAACTTCGCCGCCTACAACTTCCGCGACGTGCGCGTGGCACTGTCCAAGGCCTTTGAAGGCGGCTGGACGCTGACCGGCGCCTATACCCGCGGCTGGGGCCGCACCGACGTATACGACAAATACACCACCGGCGC